The genomic interval ATATCAGTGGCAAAAAATGGTGAATGGCCAGTGGGCAGATCTCAATGGAGAAAATACCATACAAATTAACCTGACTGCAGGGTCTTTACAAGCCGGGGATTTTCAATATCGCCTGATGGCAGCGGAGGCTTCAAACTTTAATTCACCAGCTTGCAGAACGACCTCACCGCCAATTACCATTCACGTAAAACCTCTACCAAAACCGGTCGTGGTAGCTGAGCAGACCGTTTGTGAGGGAAATACGATTCAGCTGGATGTAACTGGTACAGATGGCCCATATTCATGGTCAGGACCTGGTAACTTCAGCTCAGCAGAAAAATCACCCGTTATTGCAAATGCTACCCTCAGCCGTGCCGGAGATTACCAGGTAACCACAACGCCTGGCAATTGTACAGCTTCTGCAAAAATCAAAGTGAATATACTGCCAGCTCCCATTCCGGCTGTTGATGTTCCGGCACCGATATGCGAAGGGGCTTCAGTTGTGCTTCATGCAACCGGAGGAATACACTATAAATGGACACCGGCAACTGGCTTATCCGCAACAGATATTGCTGATCCGGTCGCCTCTCCTGTTCAGACTACTTTATATACGGTCACAGTTTCCAACGGTGGTTGTGAAAAGCAAGCAACTGTAAACGTAGAGGTGTTAAAAAAAATAACCGTCAGCGCGGGCCGCAACCGGGCAATTATTGAAGGGCAAACAGTTACTCTGGAGGGCCAGGTATCGGGAGATCATGCCAAATATTTATGGTCACCCGCTGATTACCTGGATGACCCGGCTCAATTAAATCCTGTAGCCGCCCCGCCACACGATATAACTTATACCTTAACTGCATGGTCAGAAAACGGTTGTACAGGTGGCGCTCAGGACGTTGCTATTCATGTACTGAAGAAACTCGTGATTCCAAATACCATTACGCCAAATGGCGATGGTATTAACGATATATGGAATATAGCCGCACTGGATACCTACCCTGCTGCTACAGTTTATGTGTTCAACAGATATGGGGGAAAAGTTTATTCCGGAACCGGCGATAGAAAAAGCTGGGACGGGAGATATAATGGAGCATATGTACCTGCAGGGGTTTATTATTATGTGATTGATTTACATGATGGCCAAAAAGTACTTTCGGGCTCTTTAACGGTTTTAAAGTAATTTATGAGAACAGTATTCCTGATATTGACAGGTGTTTTTCTTTTTAAAGTAAGTAACGGCCAGCAGCGGCCTCAGTATACGCAGTATATTTTTAATAATTACCTGCTCAATCCGGCACTTTCTGGTATAGAGAATTATACAGATGTAAGAGTAGGTTCAAGAGTACAATGGGCCGGAATCAACGACGGCCCGGTCACTTCTTTTTTTTCTGTTCATGCCCCATTAGGCAAGCAGTATTTGTATGGAAATTCAAGTTCTTTTGCAGAAAAAGGAGCAAATCCTATGGAACGAAGTTATCTCCAGAATTATATGGCTGCTGAACCACATCACGGAATTGGCGTTTTCGGAACATTAGACAAAGCAGGCCCGGTTAAAACACTGGATATTAAGGCTAGCTATGCTTATCACCTTGGATTGAGTTCGAAAATGAATTTAAGTGTGGGGGTAGCTGCCGGGATTTCAAGAATTTCACTGGATATTTCAAAACTGAACCTTGAAAATAGCGCCGATCCTGCAATTGCTCCAGGTTTTAACAGCAGAACACAGCCTGATCTTGATGCAGGGATTTGGTTATATGGCCCTGATTTTTTTGCAGGTGTATCCGTTCAGCAGTTACTGAACAAACCGCTTAGCTTTTCTGACTCCCAGGCGGCTGTTCAGGGGAAACAAGTACCACATCTTTTTGTTACTGCCGGTTATAAGTTTTTCCTGAGTGAAGAGGTTTCAGTAACGCCTTCAGTTATGTTAAAAAAAGTCCAGCCTGCGCCTTTGTCAGCAGATCTGAATTTTAAAATAGCGTTTAAGGATAAATTATGGATTGGCGGAAGTTATCGTCCGCAGGATGCAGTCTCTGCGATGGCAGGCTTTAATATCAATTCGCTGTTTGTGCTGAGTTATGCTTATGATTTTACAACCTCCGAACTAGGTGCTGTGAGTAAGGGTACACATGAAGTCGTATTGGGTATTTTACTGAATAACAGGTATAAGGTCACCTGCCCGCAGCGAAACTGGTAATCCTTAAATTCTTTATTAAAAAAAACGGCCCGGACTTTAAGGTCCGGGCCGTTTTTTTATCGCACAATAAGTGCAGTTATTTTTTTAATTGTTTTTTTGTTGATGCTGTTAACTCACGTTTAGCCAGTGCATGACATTCGTAGATGGCATCGCTGAACATCATTTGCTCTGGCGGGGTTTTCTGAGTAGAAGCTGATGGTCCTCTAAGGGCACCTACCAGGCCTAATTCTCTGGCCACATAAACGTATCTGATGGCATCGATAACTACTCCGGCAGAGTTAGGAGAATCCTGAACGGATAGCTGAGCATCAAAGATTACAGGAGCCCCCATAAAACCTTCTAATTCCAGACGGAAGTTAGCAACTTTATTGTCTCCGTAATAAGCAATATATTCTGAAGGACCTGCATGAAGGAAACTGTCTTCTGTAGAGATACCTCTGATATCGTTCTGTGCACGGATTACATTTTCTTTAGAGATCTTTTTAGATTTCAGACGGTTTTTGTCTTCCATATTAAGGAAGTCAGTATTTCCACCTACATTTCTTTGAATGTGAGCTTTCACATGGTGACCTCTTTCGAAAGCAAGCTCCTGAAGCATCTGAGAAACGATACTTGCACCAAACTGACTGCGCATGTCATCTCCGATGATTGGAATACCAGCATCGATAAATCTTTTCTCCCATGCAGGATCTGAAGCAATAAATACAGGGATACAGTTCACTAAAGAAATACCTAATTCAATACAGATTTCTGCATAGAATTCTGTAGCCAGTTGTGAGCCAACCGGAAGATAGTTGATCAGCACTTCAGCTTCATGTTTACGCAATTGCGCAATAATTTCTACACGTAAAGCAGTTACCTGAGCCTGATCATAGGTTACGCTATCGATCAAAATATCAGTATTTTTCAATTCGTCTTTGATGACGAACCTGTTAGCTTCAGGATAAACAGCCATTTGCGGAGATACACCATCAATAACTGGTGATCTGTAAATAGGAGCTTCTGATGCGATGTCAGCATTCAATATGATTGTACAATTTGGCTTCGCAAAAATGGCGTCCTTTAATGGCTGACCGATTTTTCTTTCATCTATATCAAATCCGCAAACGAATTCAATATTAGCTGCTTTATATCCACCGATATCATTAGCCATCAATCCTGATGTCTTTTCTGCGTGTTTAGTGTAAAATTCCACGCCTTGTACTAATGAGCTGGCGCAATTACCTACGCCTAAAATTGCAACTCTGATTTTCTTTCCTTGGTTGTGCATTGTTTGAACTTGGGTTATTCTAAATTTATCAGACGGAGAGCTTAAAGGCAGAATTCATCCATCTAAATCTCCGCAAAAATAGAAATCCGATTATTATTTCCAGTATAGTTTTGGGCAATATAGAGATAATTATGATAAGATGATTAAATTTTACATTCTGACAACTTTAAGAACATAGTCAGTTTTTATGAAAAGGTTAAAAGCTATACATTTCTTATCTTTATACATTTATTGGCTATAACATTAAATTCATCTTTTTTACATGTATCTTAATAAGATTTCCGGCTATTGGCAGGAATAAAAAACTGCTGGTCACCTTATTTGTTAAGTTGATTAGCTTGCCACATCAAGAACAGCAGGTATAACGAAAAAATTACGTACATGAATAATTATCAGGATCAACATACGATTCTCTCCTATCTGATGCTCGAAAATGCAATAGCATTTATTGAATTCGCTAAAATAGTCTTCAATGCGGAGACAAAGTCATTAATTATAGCACAAGATAACAGAACAGTTTTGTCTGCGGAAATTAAAGTCGGACATAGCATTTTACTACTTTCAGAGGCCGCAGATAAATATGGAAAGGCAGTCGGTAATTTTTTCATTTATGTGGGAGATGCAGATGAAACATTTCAGCGGGCTATATTCCATGGGGCTTCTGTAGTCACTGAAGTAGCGGATATGGATTACGGAAGATGTGGAGGTATCCAGGACCCTTTTGGTAATACCTGGTGGTTAACCTCCACTACTTAATTTTACTGGGGCAGTTTTTTAAATATATTGCCGATAACACCGGGGATTTCATTAATTGCTTTTTCAGGATTATTGATTTCTCCTTCTGCCCAGCCTCTCCAGATTACTTTAGATGATTTACGATCGATAACATCAATCATAATACTATTGGCTTTAATTCTTATACTTCTTTCTCTTTCACCAACATAAATTGGCAATGGGTTGTAGTAGGAATAGTAATAAATCCGCCTTCCACCGTAATAAGAAACACGTGGAAGTATTCTTGATGGAGGGTTATAGTAAACGGGGTCTGTATAGTCTTTGATTTCTTTATTGACTACCGCAGTATACCTGAGTAATAAGTCAGGGTTATTGCTTTGCAGGATAAATCCTCTGTTTTTCATTTCCTGACTAGCCGATTCTACAATCTTATCTGTAGCTACATCATTATTGTAAATAGAGGTTGATTTTGATTTTCCCTCGGGTATCCAGGCAAAGGTTTTATATTTTGCGGGATCCAGTGGTTTACGGGCCACAGCGTAATAGTTGTAAGAGGAACATCCTGAAAATACAACGGCTGTAATAAACAGTATTAAAACTAGCTTTTTCATGTTCATATCATTTAATATTAAACACAGGGGTATCAATAATTTTGTTGATGCCTTATAGACCTGGGTTGGGTGTCAAGGTTTAATGTACACTATTTAGTACACTTACTTTTGCAAATTCCAAATCACTCCCAATAGTTTTAAATATTATTTAATGAACATATAAAATTCTGATTATCTGATAAATAAATTTTAATTTTTAGACTTTATCTGGCGTGTCATGTGCAGCGGATTAATTGTTGTCAATGCTAAATCGTAACAACAATGTTATTAAAAATTAATTACCTACTTAATTTATTCAATTTATGAAAACAAGATCATTTTTAAAAAACTTATTGAAGGGGACTGCTATTTTATCTCTTGCGGTATTGGTAACTTCTTGTAAGAAAAACGATGTTGACAGTTCGGGTTCTGCAAATGTTAAAGTTGTAAATGCGTCACCATCGTCTCCGAATCAGGGGTTTTACCTGGCTAATACGGCAGTGGTAAGCGGAGGGTTATCATTTGCAAATGCATCGGCTTATATTTCTACCAATTCTGGTAATAACCTGGTAACTGAGTTTAGGAGTGATGGTTCTTCAACGGCTTATGCAACGGGTAAAGCGGATATTAGAAATGGTTCTAATTATACGGTTTTCTTAGCGGGTGATGGCCAGGCTGCAAGAGTGAAAATTTTTGAGGATGACAGAAGTGCTCCTGTTAGCGGACAGGCTAAAGTAAGGTTTGTTCATTTGAGTGATGGAGCTCCGGCTAATATTGATATCAGACGTTCTTCTGGTGAAAATTTAGCTGCAAATCTTGGCCGCGATGTAGCAACAAACTTTACGACGATAGCTCCTGGAATTTTATCACTTCAGGTTTTTGGTGCTGGTCAGTCTGCAAGTTTGGGAAAATTTGATTTAACAGCTTTTGCTGCTGATAAAATTTACACGGTTTATATTACCGGGTCTACTGCAAATTCAATTTCGGTTCGCCAGATTACGCAGGAATAGGTTTTCCATTTTTCCTTAAAAAAAACAGACCTTGCTGTTTCAAGTCGACGCCCGCCTGTAGGGGCGGCCAATGTCTTGAAACAGCAAGGTCTGTTTTTTTAAGGTTCTTCTCATTTGAAGGATCCATTCCTGGTTTCTTAGAAGAAATATTTTAAGTTCAGGCCTGCGTAACCGTTTCTTTTAGGGGAAGGATTAAAGTAGGATGGTTGCGCTCCGCTATAGCCTACTGCATTTAAGGATAGAATTGAACTGTAGGATTCGTTGAAAAGATTATCAATGCCGCCGTAGACGTTAACTTCGAATACTTTTCCTAATCTTTTTTTATAACCTGCTTTCAGACCGGCTATTTGATAAGATGGGTTATAGTCTGTATTTTTATCATTTAATGGCATTTTATCATTGTAGTAATAATTCAGATAACCGTATAATCCAAAACGAGTTTCCAGGTCAAGACCTGCACTGATTACCCATGGTGAAACTCCGGTTAATGCATTTCCATTGTACGATGCGGTTACTGCATTATTCGCACCCAGAATTTGATAATCTTTGAATTTGAAAGCTGAATAGGTTAAGGCAACGAAAGGTCTTAAACTGGCTATTTCCTGGTTATCTTCTGGTTTCAGGATTTGCCATGATAAAGCAAGCTCTGCTCCGTTATGGGTTGTTTTACCTGCATTGTTATAAATAGTAATGCCTTGTTGTACGGATTGTCCGATCAGCTCTCCTTTCATATCCATTTTGAATACAGAAAAGTCATAGCTCAGGCGCGAATTCAGCAGGTTACCTTTGGCATTGATTTCATAGTTTATTGCTTTCTCTGCTTGTAATGTGGGGTTGATTGAGCCGTCCACATTTTTAACTTCTGAGCTGGATGGCGGGGAAAAACCGGTACTTATGCTTCCGTGCAGACTCAGGGCTTCAGAAAAGTTATGACTGATGGCAATCCTTGGGGTTGCTTGTGGTTTAAAATCTTTTATTCCGCTTTGTGCTGGTACCAGATAGTTGGAGACATCGTATTTCAGGCTATTGTAGCTTAAGCCTAAGGTCAGCAACGTCTTTGGTCCCAGCTGTGTCTCTGATTGATAAAATAAGGAATAGAGTGTATTGCGGTAATCTATATTTCCGCTAAGGGCTCCTTCGGTACCTTTGTTATTGACATATTGGGTGCCTTTAGTCAGGCCTTCGTTAAATTCTGCACCTACGATAAATTTAGTGGGCAGTGCGGAGAATCCGGGGTTATAGGTGAAGCTGGTCCTTCCGCCATAACTTTGATAATAGTTCCTGAGGTAGGCATAAGGCAAGGGGTGATTCAGGTCATAGGAATAGGTAAATACACTGGTGCTGTTTGACAATTGATCATTGATTTGATACTGTTGTCCTAAGCCAACCCTGGTCCAGGTTTGATAACGTCCGGCTTGTTTATCGAGGTTGCTTGCATTGGCTTGTAAGGGGTTTGCAGCCACTTGATCAGCGGTCAGTGATCCGGGAATTTGTGAGTATTGTGTTGTTCTGTTCAGTAAGAGTGTGATGATCCGTTTATTGCTTGGAAAAAGCTGAAAGTTACCGGATAAGAATCTGCGCATGTCGTTGCTGTGATCTCTGTAGCCGTCATACTCCTGCCACCCATAGGAAACATAACTGTTAATTTTATCTCCGCCGTTGCGGTAAGTGGCTGCCAGTCGATGTAATCCGTAACTTCCTGCCAGGCCTGAGGCTTCCAGACTTTGTTCCTGGTAGGGAGAGCGTTGTAATTGGAAATTGATTACTCCACCTGTTCCGGCACCGTAAATACTCGATGCAGGCCCTTTGATTACTTCGGCCCTGCCGATGCTGTTTACGTCTAAAGCTTCAATACGTGTTGTTCCATCGGCTTCTGTAACTGGAATATCATTCAGGTAAACTTTTATGTTCCTTAATCCGTAAGAGGATCTGACACCGTTTCCACGAATCGAAATCCTGGCTTCTGAGAGTGTACTCTGATCCATTCTTACCCCCGGGATAGCGTTCATTGCAGACTGAAAGGAAAGACCACTGCCACGGTTAAGGTCTGCACTGGTAATCATCCCGATAGAACCGGCAGTTTCCTTCTTGGTACGGTTTCCGGCAAAACCTGTTACACGTACTTCGTTTAAGCTGGATTCATCAGCATCGAGCTGGATATTCAGGCTCCCTTCTTTTTTACTATAATCAACTTCCTGTGGTTTGAAACCGACAAGAATGAATTTATAATGTTGATCGGGGGTAGTATTTTCGATTTTAAAGTATCCATTTTTATCAGATACAGTCAATAATTTATTATCGGATGTTTTGATACTTACACCGGCAAGGGCCTGCCTGGTTTGAGAGTCATATATATTACCGGTTATAGGTTGGTTCTGTGCCTGAACATGCTGCTTAAAAAAGGCTAAACAAGCCAATAGCAGGATTAATCTGAAGAGTTTCATTAATTGCAAAATTATAATTCATATAAATATTGCCCGATATGCTTCTTCACTATGATTTGATAACTAAATTTCAAATCATAGCAAAAAGGTGCAGATCAGGATGTCATACCAGTTTACCTGAGATTTCAAAAAAATCAACAAGGTTCCGGTTTCAATAAGAATAGAGTTATACGCGCGGGGGCTGAAAAATCTCAGCAGCATATGCTGGCAGGCGAAAAGGCAATTCTTCCTTATACGCTTGAATGACAAGGATCGTATAAGGATTTAAAGATAGTTTCTCAACGACTACACCTAATTGGTACAGGCTTCTTTGAGTTTCACGTTCTCTGCTTTTTTCCTTTTGCTCGGCCTGTTTTAATTTACGCATCAGGTAACATTTACCATTGCAGTGCATTTGCGGCTTATCACGGTTAATACAGAGTTTGGAGACGATATAGTTCTCGTTCAGCTCAAACCCTGCCTGCACAAAAACCTGGCTAAAATTAGCGGTCAGTGTGGTAAAAATCAGCAGATGTACAAGAATGCTTCTGAACATTTTGCAAATATAGAAATCTTAGGAGCTGTTTACAGCTTCTGTTGTAAAATATCTCAGGAACTGATGGACCGGTCCAGATGAACATACCCTCCGTCCACATAAACCAGCTGACCTGTGGTATGACTTGACCGCGGGGAAAGCAGAAAGACAACCGTATTGGCAATCTCTTCTGTGGTAGTCATCCGCTGTTCAAGGGGAATTTTAGCCGTAATATCTTTCAGCTTTTTTTCGGATTCTGGCAATGAGCTGATCCAGATTTGATAGAGTGGAGTATAGCATTCAGCTACAATCACCGCGTTTACCCGGATATGATAAGGCAATAATTCTACAGCCCATTCCCTGGTCAGTGCGTTTCTGGCGCCATTGGATGCAGCATAGGCCGAAGTGCCTCCCTGACCTGTATCTGCGACTTTTGAACTGATATTTACAATTGAACCTTTGCTTTTTTTCAAATGCGGAAGTGCATGATGAGCCATCAGGTAATAATGGATCACATTCTTATGCAGACTAGCTACAAAATCCTGATAATTCCCATTCTCCAGGCCTACCCCATCATTCACTCCGGCATTATTGACCAGACCGTCTATCCGGCCAAAAGTATCGATAATTGTGGTAATGGTCTGTGCTGCAATCAGCGGATCTGTCAGTTCTGCAACTACCTGGAAGGCTTGTTTTCCTTCGCTGATAATTTCATTGACGAGTTTCAGGTTATCAGTTTCTTTTCTGCCAATAACGACAGGAATTGCACCTTCATTTGCCAACTGGCGAACTATTCCTTCGCCAATCCCTTTTGCCCCGCCGGTAACAATGACTATTTTATCTTTTAATTGCAGATCCATTATTGATTATTAAATGATATTAATTTTTAACATAAGCTTTAACTTCTTGTCTGGAAGTTCCAAGGCCATCAATACCCAGTTCCACCACATCACCAGCTTTCAGGTAGATGGGCGGATTAAATCCAAGTCCGACGCCGGCAGGGGTTCCTGTAGAAATTACGTCTCCGGGAAGTAAGGTCATGAACTGGCTTACATAAGAGATTACAAATGGAATAGTAAAAATAAAGTTGGAAGTATTACCGTCCTGCATCGTTTTGTCGTTTACTTTCAGCCACAAGCGTAATTTATTGAGGTCACCCAGTTCATCAGGAGTAGCTAAAAATGGACCTAAGGGCGCAAATGTATCGCAGCCTTTACCTTTATCCCAGGTTCCGTTCCTTTCGATTTGAAATTCGCGTTCTGAAACATCATTGTGTAAGGTATATCCGGCAACATAGTCCAGGGCTTCAGCTTCTTCCACATAAGATGCCTTTTGACCAATCACTACTGCAAGCTCCACTTCCCAATCTGTTTTAACAGAGTTTTTAGGGATAATGATTGCATCATCCGGTCCGGCCAGTGCTGTAGTTGACTTCATAAAAATGATAGGTTCAACTGGTAGTGGTGCATTGGTTTCTTTAGCGTGGTCTGCATAGTTTAATCCAATACATATAATTTTGGATGGACGTGCAATTGGGGAGCCTAAACGTTCTGAGTCTGGGATTGTAATTAGTTTACCGGCATTTGCTTTGACAAATTCAGCTAACCTGTCCAGTCCGTTATGCTCAAAAAAATCTTCATTGTAATCGCCGCCGAAAGCAGAAGTATCATATTTAATATCATTGATAATCACACCTGTCTTTTCCCGGCCGGCAGCGCCCCATCTGATTAATTTCATAAGTATCTTTAGTTGTTAAGTTTTATAAATCCTCCATCAACAGGATAATCGTTCCCTGTAATAAATCCTGATTCTTCTGCGCATAGATATAAAGCCAGCGCAGCTACCTCTTCTGGCCTTCCCATTCTTCCAATCGGCTGGCTTTTAGATAATTTCTCAAATACTTCTGCTTCCTGTCCGGCATAGTTCTTCGAAATAAAACCATCTACAAAAGGAGTATGTACTCTTGCTGGAGAAATACTGTTACAACGGATACTGTCTTGCAGGTAGTCACGTGCCACAGACATAGTCATGGCATAGATCGCCCCTTTACTCATGGAATAAGCAAACCTATCGGTTATACCTACTACAGCAGCTATAGATGCCATATTCAAAATCACCGGACTTTTACTTTCTTTCAATAAAGGAATAGCAGCGAATAAAGTGTTATAAGCTCCTTTCACATTCACAGCAAATACCTTATCAAAATCTTCTTCGCTTGTCGTATCAGCCTTGCCAACATGTGCTATACCAGCGTTGTTCACCAGGATATCTACTGCGCCAATCTGATAAAAGATATCCAATACCTGGTTCTGATTACTTACATCACAACTATGTCCGCGGGCTTTACCATTATTTTGCTGAATTTCGCTGACAGTTTCTGCAGCTGCTTCTGCATTGAGTTCGATAATATGTACAGTTGCACCTTGTCTGGCAAATAGTGTAGCAATAGCTTTTCCTATACCGCTTCCTCCTCCGGTTACAACGGCTATTTTTCCTTCTAAACTAAACATATATTAAATTTTATAATGAAACACCTCTTTTCCATGGAATAAAATCATCTTGTCCTAATTCTACTGACTTAGGTTTGATACGTCCGCTTGCGACTTCAATTACATAATGCAGAATGCGCTCTCCTGCCTGTTCGATACTTTCCGTGCCTTCAATGATTGTACCGCAGTTAATATCAATAATATCAGGCATTTTATTAAATAAAACTGTATTTGTGGAGAGTTTAATCACCGGGGCCACCGGGTTGCCTGTAGGTGTTCCCAAGCCCGTGGTAAAAAGCACAATATTTGCACCTGAGGCTACTTCAGCAGTAGTACTCTCTACATCACTGCCTGGTGTACATAATAAGTTTAAACCAGGTTTGGTTACTTTCTCAGGATAATCCAAAACAGCAGTTACGGGAGAATTACCTCCTTTTTTTGCCGCACCAGCAGATTTTATAGCATCTGTAATTAAACCATCTTTGATATTTCCGGGAGATGGGTTTGCATAAAATCCAGAGCCTGTAGCTTCTGCCAGCGCATTATAAGTGCCCATTAATCCCATAAACCGGTTAGCGGTAGCTATATCTATACAGCGGTCACTTAATTCCTGTTCCACACCACATAGTTCTGGAAATTCAGCCAGAATAACACTTCCGCCCATAGTAACCAGCAAATCTGAAAGGTGACCAAGTGCCGGGTTAGCTGAAATTCCCGAAAATCCATCAGAGCCGCCACATTCCAGCCCTATACATAATTTAGATAAAGGCGCGGGTGTTCTCTCTTGCTGGTTAGCCAGAATTAAACCGGTAAATGTTTGTTTGAGTGCCTCTTGTAATAGCTTACTTTCAGTCCCTAGTTTTTGTTGTTCCAAAATGAACAGTGGTTTACTGAATTCAGGATCTCTTTTTTTAATTTCTGCTTCCAGAATACTGATCTGTGCGTGCTGACAACCTAAACTCAGCACTGTTGCTCCGGCTACATTTGGATGGGTAATATATCCGGCCAGCAGACCACAGAGTGCATCAGAGTCCATTCTTGTTCCACCGCAGCCCATATCATGGTTCAGAAACTTAATCCCGTCTATATTCGGAAATAGTTTACTGGCTGGTTCTGCTATGGCTGTATCATGCAGGTCGGCCTGCAAAATATCTTCTATACTTTTCCCTGTTTTATATAAAGCAATCAGACCATCTACTTCATTTTCATAACTCTTTGTCTTTTTAAAGCCCAGTTTATCAGTCAGCGCCTCTTTAAGAACTTCTACGTTTCTGTTTTCGCAAAATACAAGCGGAATCACAATCCAGTAATTGGCCGTTCCCACTGAACCATCTTTCCGGTGAAACCCCATAAAAGTCTT from Pedobacter sp. WC2423 carries:
- a CDS encoding SDR family oxidoreductase, which gives rise to MDLQLKDKIVIVTGGAKGIGEGIVRQLANEGAIPVVIGRKETDNLKLVNEIISEGKQAFQVVAELTDPLIAAQTITTIIDTFGRIDGLVNNAGVNDGVGLENGNYQDFVASLHKNVIHYYLMAHHALPHLKKSKGSIVNISSKVADTGQGGTSAYAASNGARNALTREWAVELLPYHIRVNAVIVAECYTPLYQIWISSLPESEKKLKDITAKIPLEQRMTTTEEIANTVVFLLSPRSSHTTGQLVYVDGGYVHLDRSISS
- a CDS encoding type IX secretion system membrane protein PorP/SprF, producing the protein MRTVFLILTGVFLFKVSNGQQRPQYTQYIFNNYLLNPALSGIENYTDVRVGSRVQWAGINDGPVTSFFSVHAPLGKQYLYGNSSSFAEKGANPMERSYLQNYMAAEPHHGIGVFGTLDKAGPVKTLDIKASYAYHLGLSSKMNLSVGVAAGISRISLDISKLNLENSADPAIAPGFNSRTQPDLDAGIWLYGPDFFAGVSVQQLLNKPLSFSDSQAAVQGKQVPHLFVTAGYKFFLSEEVSVTPSVMLKKVQPAPLSADLNFKIAFKDKLWIGGSYRPQDAVSAMAGFNINSLFVLSYAYDFTTSELGAVSKGTHEVVLGILLNNRYKVTCPQRNW
- a CDS encoding gliding motility-associated C-terminal domain-containing protein, whose product is MIYIHYCRLFKYKFLYIFLIYSCVALPEKSFAQICTGSFGDPVVNIDFGRGTGNFGPSLGSSTNYLYVASLGPGDGSYTIVKKIGGGAWFTTVNHTQNDPDGYMMMINASNQPGVFYETAIDADLCPNSTYEFAAWVTNLLTYTGKKPNLTFSILTLDDQLLKTYTTGDIPETSVSTWKQYGFLFRTSNSTKVKIRIVNNGPGGDGNDLALDDITFRACGPKITPLTDNTSQTEKTICEGNGVVLSATVEGSPTLQYQWQKMVNGQWADLNGENTIQINLTAGSLQAGDFQYRLMAAEASNFNSPACRTTSPPITIHVKPLPKPVVVAEQTVCEGNTIQLDVTGTDGPYSWSGPGNFSSAEKSPVIANATLSRAGDYQVTTTPGNCTASAKIKVNILPAPIPAVDVPAPICEGASVVLHATGGIHYKWTPATGLSATDIADPVASPVQTTLYTVTVSNGGCEKQATVNVEVLKKITVSAGRNRAIIEGQTVTLEGQVSGDHAKYLWSPADYLDDPAQLNPVAAPPHDITYTLTAWSENGCTGGAQDVAIHVLKKLVIPNTITPNGDGINDIWNIAALDTYPAATVYVFNRYGGKVYSGTGDRKSWDGRYNGAYVPAGVYYYVIDLHDGQKVLSGSLTVLK
- a CDS encoding TonB-dependent receptor, with translation MKLFRLILLLACLAFFKQHVQAQNQPITGNIYDSQTRQALAGVSIKTSDNKLLTVSDKNGYFKIENTTPDQHYKFILVGFKPQEVDYSKKEGSLNIQLDADESSLNEVRVTGFAGNRTKKETAGSIGMITSADLNRGSGLSFQSAMNAIPGVRMDQSTLSEARISIRGNGVRSSYGLRNIKVYLNDIPVTEADGTTRIEALDVNSIGRAEVIKGPASSIYGAGTGGVINFQLQRSPYQEQSLEASGLAGSYGLHRLAATYRNGGDKINSYVSYGWQEYDGYRDHSNDMRRFLSGNFQLFPSNKRIITLLLNRTTQYSQIPGSLTADQVAANPLQANASNLDKQAGRYQTWTRVGLGQQYQINDQLSNSTSVFTYSYDLNHPLPYAYLRNYYQSYGGRTSFTYNPGFSALPTKFIVGAEFNEGLTKGTQYVNNKGTEGALSGNIDYRNTLYSLFYQSETQLGPKTLLTLGLSYNSLKYDVSNYLVPAQSGIKDFKPQATPRIAISHNFSEALSLHGSISTGFSPPSSSEVKNVDGSINPTLQAEKAINYEINAKGNLLNSRLSYDFSVFKMDMKGELIGQSVQQGITIYNNAGKTTHNGAELALSWQILKPEDNQEIASLRPFVALTYSAFKFKDYQILGANNAVTASYNGNALTGVSPWVISAGLDLETRFGLYGYLNYYYNDKMPLNDKNTDYNPSYQIAGLKAGYKKRLGKVFEVNVYGGIDNLFNESYSSILSLNAVGYSGAQPSYFNPSPKRNGYAGLNLKYFF
- a CDS encoding DUF4397 domain-containing protein; translated protein: MKTRSFLKNLLKGTAILSLAVLVTSCKKNDVDSSGSANVKVVNASPSSPNQGFYLANTAVVSGGLSFANASAYISTNSGNNLVTEFRSDGSSTAYATGKADIRNGSNYTVFLAGDGQAARVKIFEDDRSAPVSGQAKVRFVHLSDGAPANIDIRRSSGENLAANLGRDVATNFTTIAPGILSLQVFGAGQSASLGKFDLTAFAADKIYTVYITGSTANSISVRQITQE
- a CDS encoding VOC family protein yields the protein MNNYQDQHTILSYLMLENAIAFIEFAKIVFNAETKSLIIAQDNRTVLSAEIKVGHSILLLSEAADKYGKAVGNFFIYVGDADETFQRAIFHGASVVTEVADMDYGRCGGIQDPFGNTWWLTSTT
- a CDS encoding DUF4136 domain-containing protein; its protein translation is MKKLVLILFITAVVFSGCSSYNYYAVARKPLDPAKYKTFAWIPEGKSKSTSIYNNDVATDKIVESASQEMKNRGFILQSNNPDLLLRYTAVVNKEIKDYTDPVYYNPPSRILPRVSYYGGRRIYYYSYYNPLPIYVGERERSIRIKANSIMIDVIDRKSSKVIWRGWAEGEINNPEKAINEIPGVIGNIFKKLPQ
- a CDS encoding inositol-3-phosphate synthase, which encodes MHNQGKKIRVAILGVGNCASSLVQGVEFYTKHAEKTSGLMANDIGGYKAANIEFVCGFDIDERKIGQPLKDAIFAKPNCTIILNADIASEAPIYRSPVIDGVSPQMAVYPEANRFVIKDELKNTDILIDSVTYDQAQVTALRVEIIAQLRKHEAEVLINYLPVGSQLATEFYAEICIELGISLVNCIPVFIASDPAWEKRFIDAGIPIIGDDMRSQFGASIVSQMLQELAFERGHHVKAHIQRNVGGNTDFLNMEDKNRLKSKKISKENVIRAQNDIRGISTEDSFLHAGPSEYIAYYGDNKVANFRLELEGFMGAPVIFDAQLSVQDSPNSAGVVIDAIRYVYVARELGLVGALRGPSASTQKTPPEQMMFSDAIYECHALAKRELTASTKKQLKK